The sequence tgaactcaggtgtgatacaccacagttaggttattttttaacaaggggggcaattactttttcacacttgGCCATGTAcagtagatttggattttttttctccctaaataataaaaaacatcatttaaaaactgcattttgtgtttacttgtgttatatttgactaatggttaaatgtgtttgatgatcagaaacattctgtgtgacaaacatgcaaaagaataagaaatcaggaagggagcaaatagtttttcacaccactgtatttctatttcatatactgtatatctgttccAAAGACAAGTGAAACTTTGTTCTTAACCAAAGCTATATTTAATAGCAGTGTTCCAAAGAAGCTAACCAAAAGGATAGTGTATACTGGCATGATACTTTAAATAATCATTATCAACTATTAATGCTGCTGTAAGAGCAGTAATGTAAGTGAcccttttcatttaaacaaatgtagttttaaattttgcataaatatttgATATTGCATATTAAATGCAGAATTGTTCATTTTCAGATGTGTCTGAGAGTTGTGTGAATACAAGAAAGGTGTTGTATTTCCAGATGCAGGAGAGGGGAAGCTAGTGGTCAGAAGGAAATGGAGCAATACAAACTTTGACCATAATTTAACATATATGAACTAAGCTATaacatttattattgttgttcaaAATAAAGTTACTGAACTGTTAAAAGACTCACATCAAATCTACGCTACAATCTGAATAATTGGAAATGACATCCTGCATACGAAATGAGAAACGTTACAGTTGCCATATCTTCACCTGCATCAGAGCTCAAGAAAAGACTTGGAAACCAAAGCAATTGAAGGAAACCCTTGAAGACACAGAGAAAATGCATACTCTACACAGGGAACAGGAACAACTAGGTCTTTAACCTTGGTCTCTGTATTGTAAGGCAGCATTGCTGAGATTGTGCCACCACGTCACCCATCACCGTTATAGAACATATAAAGGATGTCATTGCccacattaaataaacacagccCTGTCCTTGAtaatatagttcctctgtgttacaagaccagtccactCTGGTCATAATATTGACCCCCAAGGACTTGCAGCAGTGCAACATCCCCTTATCCACTCTATGAATAGTGCCCCGTCATAGATCCTCTTTGGTGCAACCAATGTCAATaaacagttccttggttttgccaaTGTCAGGTTgcaaacaattctctttgcaaCAAGAAACATGATCTGCTGTTAGAATTATAGTTCAAGGTAtccaggaagaaaagaaaaagagacaggatTGTTCTTTCTGgtgctcacatccacatcagagacacCATTATTGAGTCTCACAAGCTTTGGTCTGTCTGACAGATAATCCATTTTCCAGGCCCTTCATAGGGGAATATAGGGGAATACAGGTTTGAAGGTGTACTCATAACCTAAAACACTGGCAATATTTCCAATGTGTATAACTGATACAAATGTTATTTTCACATTGCTTTCTTTTCCCCTTTTTACTGTACTTCAGTGGAGAAGTATGATGTTCAGTATCACAACTaataacttgctactttagtccAATTCAGGCAACACTCTCATGTCGAACTGCTGAGCTATGGAACAGTGCACTGATATATTTCTAGGGAGACTGGGTCCAAATTTTGCTTAGAACATTGTTTGTGCAGTGCTCACACATGCCATTTATGTCTTGATTTCTTTTTGGTCCTACTTGTCAGGTGTCTTTTTGGATCAGCCATCCTGTTACTCAAAATAGTCTCCTCATGTTAGTGTGAAGGTAGCAGATACAGCCTTTGTCTTTACCTTCTCCCCAACTCTGTGGTTGCACTAAAGGTGATCAGGAAACTGAAGTATACATTATAATTGTTCTCTGATGACTAACGTAATTCCCCTTCATTAAACTTTCTAATCTCAACTTAAAACTATACATAGATGGACCAAGTTGCGTTTAATCATTCTATCTGTCTGAAAGAATGAAAATGGAAGCAGGACTCGATATAAAGTAGATAATTGGGAATTTTGAGATGTCTTTCAttgctaaaaatgtattttgttgtgTGCAATAACCAAACTTAAATTTATTGGTTGCATGATATCTTAGTAAAGCAGACTGGATCCTTCTTATGACAAATTTCTTATGggaaatttaaacatatttagcACAATACAGTTTTCTGCATAGGATTTTAAAATGGAAGTTGTTTCTTTTACACGCATGTTTCAAATAAGCCTAGTAGAAATTAGTTAATTCTGCTCTGTTGGTGTGTTAATTTGATCTTGCAAAGAGCTCGGATTTTTTGTGGATGTTTATAACAAAGATACAAAAACTTTTATGGATCAATAACAGACATCTCCATTATTAGATTAGCGTGTTTCCAGGGTAAAGGAAAGTGCAGTCACCGTGTATTTGTAACGAAATTTGCCTTTGTCTTGAAACGAGAGAGAGAGTCCGTCCTTTACGCGGTGCCATTTCTCTTTCTGACCGTTCAGCGGCGCCTTCTTTTTAAGTAATGGCACATGCCCTGTTAAAAACATATTTCCTTCAATGGGTCTCGAGTTCGAatggttaatttttaaatatttttccttctAAAAAATGGGATTTTGTGAAAACAGAAAGCACATTTGTCAGGTCTTCGCATGTGCAGCGGGATGTTTGAGTCTGCACGGTTCTCATCAGTCTAATATGAGCGGCTGAGACGCGGCTGTCTGCTGACTCCTACAGGGAAATTCAAGTGTGTAATTGAAATGGCAGAAACAGCTCCAGCAATTCCCGCTGCAGCACCGGCTAAGGCGGcgacgaagaagaagaaaacgAGCACGAAGCCCAAAAAGATTGGTCCTAGCGTGTCTGATTTAATCGTGAAGGCCGTCTCGGCTTCAAAAGAGCGCCACGGACTTTCTTTGGCTGGGCTCAAGAAGGCTTTGGTTGCTAGTGGCTACGATGTGGAGAAGAACAACGCTCGCGTGAAACTGTCCGTAAAAAGCTTGGTTAGTAAAGGCTCTCTCGTGCAGACGAAAGGTACCGGCGCCTCTGGGTCCTTTAAAATCAACAAGAAGCAGGCAGAGACCAAGGAGAAAGTTGCAAAGAAAAAGGCGGCCCCAAAAAAGAAGCCAGTGGCGAAAAAGTCCGCTGCCGCCAAGAAAGTGAAGAAGCCGGCAGCCAAGAAACCCGCTGTACTCAAGAAGACGGCTAAGAAGCCTGTTGCAGCCAAGAGTCCCAAGAAAGCGAAGCCGGCTGCCAAGCCCAAAAAGGCAGTTAAGAGTCCGAAGAAGGCTAAAGCAACAAAGCCTAAAGCGGCCAAACCGAAGATTGTCAAATCTGTATCCAAAAAGAAGTGATTTACATGACTTGATAcctaaacatataaaaaaacgGCTCTTTTAAGAGCCCCCCATATAATCGAGAAGGGCAAATCGGTTTTTGACGGATTGACAGGAGGGCACTCTAGCGGTGCTTCCCCACTTTTACAGTGTTTCGGGAGATTGCTTAAAGATCAAATTTATGTACAATTTCGTTAAGAGAAGTTTTGATTTGCACAGGACACAAGCAGGGCTGCTGTATAAAGGTTTTTATCTGTGGTGGGGGGCGCGCATACACGTCAGTATTTCTCTACACCTACGTAACGCGGTTTACCCTTGGGGACAGCAAGGATTAGTTTTAGATCTAGAGAAGAATCCTTATTGATtatagaataaataaattaaccacGCTTCCCACTAATGAACTAATCGTTTCAGTAATGCGAATGCTGAACAAACATGGGCAGCCGATTGCTTTGACAGGTTTCATATTGACGCGGTTATACAGTAAACTATGTAGATTCGGACAGAATAAGGATTTTATCCCTTGATATAAAGCTTTTGGCGGCTCTGAAAAGAGCCTTTTTCGTTTCCACGTATACCGTTTAAATTTATATACTTAAGCGCGTTCTCCACGAATACGACGAGCCAGCTGAATGTCCTTAGGCATTATCGTCACCCTCTTGGCGTGGATAGCACACAAGTTGGTGTCTTCGAACAGACCAACCAAGTAAGCCTCACTGGCCTCCTGCAGCGCCATAACGGCGGAGCTCTGGAAACGGAGATCAGTCTTGAAATCCTGGGCGATTTCCCTCACCAGTCTTTGAAAAGGTAGCTTGCGGATAAGCAGCTCGGTGGACTTCTGGTAGCGACGAATCTCACGCAAAGCTACCGTACCAGGCCTATAACGGTGAGGTTTCTTCACACCACCAGTAGCAGGAGCACTCTTACGAGCTGCTTTAGTGGCAAGCTGTTTTCGGGGAGCTTTGCCACCGGTAGACTTACGAGCTGTCTGCTTAGTTCTTGCCATTTCTCCTATTACACGTACGAAGTTTACACCTAAACGAGTGAATGGTGAAAAGATTAATAGAGGCGCTTTATATGGAGGTCTTGTCGCTTTTTGATTGGGCGAAAGGAAAAGGGGTCGGGTACACTTATAGGCTCGACCTTGAAGTCTGTTTTCGATTGGTCATCTTCGTAAAAGCTCGGCGCGCAATTTGAACAGCACCGTTGTTTCAGTGTCCTCGCCTTTCAATAGCCGTTAACTGTTCACAAAACACCAGCACGTTAATTATCATTTATTCTTCTTTCTTACAGTGTTGGATTTCTCCAACTCCAATCGGTAATGGTTTTCCTGCTTTGCTGTAAATCTTTTATCACGGACATAATGCACTTTTATAGCGCAACCGAGAGAGAAAAAGGGAACAAAATTGAATGCAGTTGTTGGATCATCAACGATTTCTTAATATAAGCTCAACGCAGGGAGCACTTCGGACACGGCCcctggtcttttttttatttgcaagacagcagtgccacCGCTGTGTCATCCTGCAAGCCCAGGGAAAATCAACTTTCTGTTTCAAAGCTACAGACTTTAGATTTGATGTTTCTGGGTGCACTATctcccccaccaccacccccatccAAACGTCATGCCTGTTAAGTTCCCCAGAAGCTCCAAACTGGATGATCTCACATCATGCCTAGGGATTATTAATTGTAAGCAAAGCAACCAGGCTGGTTCCTGGTCACTATGACTATAAATAGGATTAAAATGCTTGTCAAGTGAATGGAAAGATTAGCAGGAAGAATTTCTTTTTATGGGCAAAATGTACTATCATCTGAAATGTCTTCCATCTCCCAGCCTTTAACCTGGAACAGAGAATAAGTCCGATCTTTCAAAAAATTCCCTTCCTTTAATAACCCATATAACCAATGTTGTCTTGCGCAGGTGGTGGTGGTATGCAGCTGGGGTTGCCTGTTTTTTGGTGACGTTCTACTGCTTTTGTGACAGTGACCTGGCCATTTAAGGCCCACCTCAGTAGTCAGATATCATTTTGCTCTCATCTAAAAATTACAGTCTGAGTTTGCTTGTACTATGGAACTAAGATATGTTGCTCCCATTTAACTGATCCTTGCTTTGTTAATGTTACAGGAACAGTCATGG comes from Polypterus senegalus isolate Bchr_013 chromosome 14, ASM1683550v1, whole genome shotgun sequence and encodes:
- the LOC120514645 gene encoding histone H3: MARTKQTARKSTGGKAPRKQLATKAARKSAPATGGVKKPHRYRPGTVALREIRRYQKSTELLIRKLPFQRLVREIAQDFKTDLRFQSSAVMALQEASEAYLVGLFEDTNLCAIHAKRVTIMPKDIQLARRIRGERA
- the LOC120514636 gene encoding histone H1-like — translated: MAETAPAIPAAAPAKAATKKKKTSTKPKKIGPSVSDLIVKAVSASKERHGLSLAGLKKALVASGYDVEKNNARVKLSVKSLVSKGSLVQTKGTGASGSFKINKKQAETKEKVAKKKAAPKKKPVAKKSAAAKKVKKPAAKKPAVLKKTAKKPVAAKSPKKAKPAAKPKKAVKSPKKAKATKPKAAKPKIVKSVSKKK